One Leptolyngbya sp. SIO1E4 genomic region harbors:
- a CDS encoding GTP-binding protein: MALIQKVPVTVLTGYLGAGKTTLLNRILTENHGQRVAVIVNEFGEVGIDHQLVIDADEEIFEMNNGCICCTVRGDLIRIIGNLMAQGEPFDHLVIETTGLADPAPVIQSFFTDEVMARQTQLDAVVTVVDAKHVEAHWDSHEVQEQVAFADVLLLNKTDLIAPEQLQALEAKVRGINAIATIHTTQNCEISLDKLLGVQAFDLKNALSIDPQFLEDDAHEHDDSVYSVAITATGTVDSDKLNRWLYQLVQAKGADIFRMKGILDIDHADRRFVFQGVHMTLDGRPGKPWLPSEQRHSELVFIGRNLDEDELRQGFQACLMPVYADVT, from the coding sequence ATGGCATTGATTCAAAAAGTTCCAGTAACCGTCCTTACAGGCTATTTAGGGGCGGGCAAAACCACGTTACTCAACCGCATCTTGACTGAAAACCACGGTCAACGTGTTGCTGTCATTGTCAATGAATTTGGTGAGGTCGGGATTGACCATCAGTTAGTCATTGATGCCGACGAAGAAATTTTTGAGATGAACAACGGCTGCATCTGCTGTACTGTTCGCGGCGATCTCATCCGCATTATTGGCAATCTCATGGCCCAGGGTGAGCCCTTTGACCATCTCGTGATTGAAACGACGGGCTTGGCCGATCCGGCACCGGTGATTCAATCCTTTTTCACCGATGAGGTGATGGCGCGGCAAACGCAGCTTGATGCGGTGGTGACGGTGGTGGATGCCAAGCACGTCGAAGCCCATTGGGATAGCCATGAAGTGCAGGAGCAAGTCGCATTTGCCGATGTGCTCCTGCTTAATAAAACGGATTTGATTGCGCCCGAACAGTTGCAGGCTTTGGAAGCAAAAGTGCGGGGCATTAATGCGATCGCCACTATCCACACTACTCAAAACTGCGAGATTAGCCTGGACAAGCTGCTGGGCGTGCAGGCCTTTGACCTGAAGAATGCCCTGAGCATTGATCCGCAATTTTTAGAAGACGATGCCCATGAGCATGATGACTCGGTGTATTCCGTCGCGATTACCGCCACCGGCACCGTGGATAGTGACAAACTTAATCGCTGGCTGTATCAGCTAGTGCAGGCCAAAGGGGCCGACATCTTTCGCATGAAAGGTATTTTAGATATCGATCATGCCGACCGGCGCTTTGTGTTTCAGGGCGTGCACATGACCTTAGATGGTCGCCCTGGCAAACCCTGGCTGCCCAGTGAGCAGCGCCATAGTGAGCTGGTTTTTATTGGCCGCAATCTGGATGAAGATGAGCTGCGCCAAGGCTTCCAAGCCTGTCTGATGCCGGTGTATGCCGACGTGACCTGA
- a CDS encoding nuclear transport factor 2 family protein produces the protein MTDTTDKFKVLKAVSEGSERWKVAFNTGDAAGCAAQYEDSVVMHTRPFGTFNGADDIKTFWQNLITDGYAEVEYIDPKIEVLDDKTAILTSRWRMNKASGVIHKELWAIQEDGRAKICKGQVEGIDRDDVTGQSSFSHKIFRIAA, from the coding sequence ATGACAGATACAACAGATAAGTTTAAAGTATTGAAAGCGGTTTCTGAAGGGAGTGAGAGGTGGAAGGTTGCCTTCAATACTGGAGATGCAGCCGGTTGCGCAGCCCAATACGAGGATAGTGTGGTCATGCATACCCGTCCATTTGGCACTTTCAACGGGGCTGATGATATCAAAACCTTTTGGCAAAACTTAATTACTGATGGCTATGCAGAGGTTGAATATATTGACCCGAAAATAGAGGTTTTGGACGATAAAACTGCGATTCTTACGTCGAGATGGCGCATGAATAAGGCGTCTGGCGTTATTCACAAAGAACTCTGGGCAATACAGGAAGATGGAAGAGCCAAGATCTGCAAAGGACAAGTTGAAGGTATCGATCGGGATGATGTGACAGGACAGAGCTCATTCAGCCACAAAATCTTTAGAATCGCTGCATAA
- a CDS encoding helix-turn-helix domain-containing protein, which produces MRIFVLVVEDLFDTGLTSVLDTLEIANELALEKSIKVYFEVTIVGVRESLRTRRGLQVTPKLASSLSPPNLAIVPALAVATPEALSKALQRSDINDVRSLLKSWYQASTVVTAACTGTYILAATGILDGVKATTPLWLAPDFRKRFPEVLLDESKMLVEQKQQVTAGTALAHFDLALWIICKQSPTLGQLVSRHLMLDGRISKTVHAMSNHLANSDPLIEHFEDWTRHNLNSFSMVDVAKELNTSERTLQRRFREVLGCTPIAFVQRLRVEQSLHLLQTTNASIEDIAKSVGYQDGVTLRTLLRKKTGCHVRELRNAGQ; this is translated from the coding sequence ATGAGAATTTTTGTCCTTGTCGTTGAAGATCTTTTTGACACTGGACTTACCTCTGTACTAGATACCCTTGAGATTGCTAACGAGTTAGCTTTAGAGAAGAGTATAAAAGTGTATTTTGAGGTGACAATCGTAGGCGTTCGCGAGTCCTTACGGACGCGACGAGGCTTACAGGTTACGCCAAAATTGGCATCCTCATTGTCCCCACCCAATCTGGCTATTGTTCCAGCACTAGCTGTAGCAACACCCGAGGCTTTAAGTAAAGCCTTACAACGCTCTGATATTAATGATGTAAGAAGTCTTCTCAAGTCTTGGTATCAGGCAAGCACCGTGGTCACTGCAGCATGTACTGGTACCTATATTTTGGCAGCAACTGGCATACTTGATGGTGTTAAGGCAACTACTCCACTGTGGCTCGCACCTGACTTTCGTAAACGTTTTCCTGAGGTGCTTCTTGATGAATCAAAAATGCTAGTTGAGCAAAAGCAACAAGTCACTGCAGGAACAGCATTAGCACATTTTGACTTAGCACTATGGATTATTTGTAAGCAGAGTCCTACACTCGGACAACTTGTCTCTCGTCACCTAATGCTAGATGGGCGTATCTCTAAAACTGTACATGCCATGTCCAATCATTTGGCTAATAGCGACCCGCTTATCGAGCACTTCGAAGACTGGACACGTCACAATCTCAATAGTTTCTCCATGGTAGATGTGGCAAAAGAACTGAACACAAGTGAACGCACTTTGCAACGACGATTTCGAGAAGTTCTGGGTTGTACTCCCATTGCTTTTGTTCAACGTTTAAGAGTTGAGCAGTCTCTTCATCTGCTTCAAACCACAAATGCAAGCATAGAAGATATTGCAAAATCTGTCGGCTATCAAGATGGTGTCACTTTGCGTACACTACTTCGCAAAAAGACAGGCTGTCACGTTCGGGAACTGCGCAATGCTGGTCAATAG
- a CDS encoding nitrile hydratase subunit alpha: protein MSNHAPQNDEPLSKPTGSTEAHHHSHEPITDDEAYWAQRTRVIQTLLEAKGFFTADEVRREIEREDSVTPMLGARLVARAWVDAEFKQRLLADGKAACREMDIDTAEIKRLEAVENTPSVHHVVVCTLCSCYPRAILGYHPPSWYKSTAYRNQVVVDPRRVLEEEFGTVIPDAVEVRVMDSNADTRYLVIPLRPQGTENWSEETLRQLVTRDSMIGVAVAESPLFLNKRSDKAQASEIIY from the coding sequence ATGTCTAACCATGCCCCTCAAAATGATGAGCCCTTATCCAAGCCCACTGGTTCGACCGAGGCACATCACCATAGTCATGAACCTATTACCGATGATGAAGCGTATTGGGCACAACGCACCAGAGTGATCCAAACGCTATTGGAAGCAAAAGGCTTTTTTACTGCGGATGAAGTCCGACGTGAAATTGAACGCGAAGATTCTGTGACCCCCATGTTGGGAGCACGTTTAGTCGCCCGCGCTTGGGTTGATGCTGAGTTTAAGCAACGGCTCTTGGCCGATGGCAAAGCGGCCTGTCGAGAAATGGACATTGACACGGCTGAAATCAAACGGCTGGAGGCGGTTGAAAATACTCCGTCGGTTCATCACGTTGTTGTTTGTACCCTTTGTTCTTGCTATCCTCGAGCGATTTTGGGTTACCATCCACCTTCTTGGTATAAGAGTACGGCCTACCGCAATCAAGTTGTCGTTGATCCCCGGCGAGTTTTAGAAGAAGAGTTTGGCACGGTCATCCCCGATGCGGTTGAGGTTCGAGTGATGGATAGTAATGCCGATACTCGTTATCTCGTGATTCCTCTGAGACCTCAAGGAACAGAAAACTGGAGCGAGGAGACCCTACGTCAACTTGTCACACGCGACAGTATGATCGGCGTTGCGGTGGCCGAGTCGCCTTTGTTCTTAAATAAGAGATCTGACAAAGCACAAGCATCGGAGATCATTTACTGA
- a CDS encoding nitrile hydratase subunit beta — MFEVPPSTYHQPIPHDPDDQSPIIRKEGHISFYEKQIVALHNLMRAKKQLPSFDSVRRAAEEVDGQFVAQAFSDEIPDFLKHRLPDYGERRVLAVERVLQDLNYVSREELKQQFTALDDTDACQFSAKVAYQPETNEATYAIPQYQVGDLVQVIPHDKVGHIRTPVYLRQKKGIIQGLQGQYLNPEELAHFKSPVFRLPLYLVEFEMLEVWGDRCPIKSLKDKLRVEIYEPWLSPLP, encoded by the coding sequence ATGTTTGAGGTTCCACCGAGCACCTATCATCAACCGATACCGCATGACCCTGATGACCAGTCCCCGATCATCAGGAAAGAGGGGCATATCAGTTTTTATGAAAAGCAGATTGTGGCGCTGCATAATCTGATGAGAGCAAAAAAGCAATTGCCTAGTTTTGACTCAGTGCGACGTGCTGCTGAAGAAGTAGACGGTCAGTTTGTTGCTCAAGCCTTTTCCGACGAGATCCCTGATTTTCTCAAGCATCGCCTACCTGACTACGGAGAGAGGAGAGTTCTAGCGGTTGAAAGAGTCTTACAAGATCTCAATTACGTTTCTAGGGAGGAATTAAAACAGCAGTTTACAGCGCTTGACGATACTGACGCTTGCCAATTTTCTGCCAAAGTTGCCTATCAGCCTGAGACGAATGAAGCGACCTACGCAATCCCGCAGTATCAAGTTGGTGACTTAGTTCAAGTGATTCCCCATGACAAAGTTGGACACATTAGAACGCCTGTTTACTTGCGGCAGAAAAAAGGGATCATTCAAGGCCTACAGGGGCAGTATTTGAACCCAGAAGAGTTAGCGCATTTTAAGTCTCCAGTTTTTCGATTGCCACTTTACTTAGTTGAGTTTGAAATGCTGGAAGTCTGGGGCGATCGCTGCCCTATCAAGAGTCTGAAAGACAAGCTGCGAGTCGAAATTTATGAGCCCTGGCTGTCACCACTGCCATAG
- the nthA gene encoding nitrile hydratase subunit alpha, whose amino-acid sequence MPSNYPGFGYPADRETVSAAKVKALESLLIEKGVITSNTVDTVLSHFETKMGPFNGAKLVARAWVDPEFKELLVADCNAACQQMDFPEGMSGAEGEHMRVAENTPEVHNVIVCTLCSCYPWPTLGLPPYWYKDPTFRARVTREPRVVLSEFGVELDDSVEVRLWDTSGQIRWWVLPMRPAGTEGMSEEELAALLTPEAMMGVATVKV is encoded by the coding sequence ATGCCCAGTAACTATCCAGGATTTGGCTATCCTGCCGATCGAGAAACCGTCAGTGCTGCCAAGGTCAAAGCCCTAGAATCGCTGCTGATTGAGAAGGGCGTGATTACCAGCAATACGGTCGATACCGTGCTCAGCCATTTTGAGACCAAGATGGGGCCGTTTAACGGGGCCAAGCTGGTGGCGCGGGCGTGGGTAGACCCCGAATTCAAAGAGTTGCTAGTAGCCGACTGCAATGCCGCCTGCCAGCAAATGGATTTTCCTGAAGGCATGTCCGGGGCTGAAGGGGAGCACATGCGCGTGGCCGAAAACACGCCAGAAGTCCATAACGTTATTGTCTGTACCCTGTGTTCCTGTTATCCCTGGCCCACCCTGGGGCTGCCCCCCTACTGGTACAAAGACCCGACGTTTCGGGCGCGAGTCACGCGGGAACCGCGCGTCGTTTTGTCAGAGTTTGGGGTAGAGCTGGACGATTCGGTCGAGGTGCGCCTGTGGGATACCAGCGGTCAGATTCGCTGGTGGGTGCTGCCCATGCGGCCTGCGGGCACTGAAGGCATGAGTGAGGAAGAGCTCGCGGCTCTGCTCACGCCGGAGGCCATGATGGGCGTGGCGACGGTCAAGGTTTAA
- a CDS encoding nitrile hydratase accessory protein, producing the protein MFTKFEHFAATSLMGSPEEAPPRQDGHLQFDREWEKLAFGVAIALSKQGYFEWEDFRQTLIATIADWEATHELDDPEWDYYQCWLAALEKLVVDAEVVDAKEWQTLVVQLLDCKATT; encoded by the coding sequence ATGTTTACTAAATTTGAACACTTTGCCGCCACCAGTTTGATGGGCTCTCCTGAAGAGGCACCCCCCCGTCAGGATGGACATCTCCAGTTCGATCGCGAGTGGGAAAAGCTGGCCTTTGGGGTAGCGATCGCCCTTTCTAAGCAGGGCTATTTTGAATGGGAAGACTTTCGTCAAACGCTGATCGCTACCATCGCCGATTGGGAAGCAACCCACGAGCTAGATGACCCCGAGTGGGACTATTACCAGTGCTGGCTGGCCGCCCTTGAAAAATTGGTGGTCGATGCTGAGGTTGTGGATGCTAAGGAATGGCAAACCCTTGTGGTTCAACTGCTGGATTGCAAAGCCACGACCTGA
- the nthB gene encoding nitrile hydratase subunit beta: MKLQHYLGGLENLDPVNFETQVFVEPWEQRIFGIHTAMMALSNHLGESLPDYDIEQVPTEFKSFWTWGHLRMGAEGMHPFEYFQLRYYEKWLGGISGFFVEEGYITQEELDQRTAEILADEAKAQAPLPSGGDAAIDKQVVNYLTKGDSPMRPLPAAPRFSVGDRVRVKNVVSADHTRLPGHIRGRVAEIVKVYDEAYTYFFETTDGLGTPMPIYSIAIKATDIWETSLADANSIYYNDVFEVYLEYLEDG, translated from the coding sequence ATGAAACTACAGCACTATCTGGGGGGTTTAGAAAACTTAGACCCCGTAAATTTTGAAACCCAGGTTTTTGTCGAACCGTGGGAACAGCGCATTTTTGGCATTCATACCGCGATGATGGCCCTCAGCAATCACCTGGGGGAGTCGCTACCCGATTACGACATCGAGCAGGTGCCCACAGAGTTCAAAAGCTTTTGGACCTGGGGCCATTTGCGCATGGGGGCCGAAGGCATGCACCCCTTTGAATATTTTCAGCTGCGTTATTACGAAAAGTGGTTAGGCGGTATCTCCGGTTTCTTTGTGGAGGAAGGCTACATCACCCAAGAAGAATTGGACCAGCGAACAGCGGAAATTTTGGCCGATGAGGCCAAAGCCCAAGCGCCGCTGCCCAGCGGCGGTGACGCCGCCATTGATAAGCAAGTGGTGAACTACTTGACCAAAGGGGATTCGCCGATGCGACCCCTGCCCGCCGCCCCGAGGTTTAGCGTGGGCGATCGCGTGCGGGTCAAAAATGTCGTCTCCGCAGACCACACGCGCCTGCCTGGCCACATCCGCGGCCGCGTGGCAGAAATCGTCAAAGTCTATGACGAGGCCTACACTTACTTTTTTGAGACCACTGATGGCTTAGGCACACCGATGCCGATTTACAGCATCGCCATCAAGGCCACCGACATCTGGGAGACTTCCCTGGCGGATGCCAATTCGATCTATTACAACGACGTTTTTGAAGTGTACCTGGAGTATTTGGAAGACGGCTAG
- a CDS encoding DUF1097 domain-containing protein, translated as MKQSEALTISIGVLGGVDVFLTATVIPVPVWVTFTAWASFFIVGGGTRGFVKSVACNITGIIIAALSLLAIGLIGNTPLVAAICVGIGSAAMVQASKLPFTHGITPAIVWGFSQTVGTVAVTGLPVTAPLPNNPVLIAIAAMILGAIFGYLSEAWGNAMTSSLQPER; from the coding sequence ATGAAGCAATCAGAAGCGTTGACGATTAGTATTGGTGTCTTAGGTGGGGTTGATGTTTTTCTGACGGCGACGGTGATTCCGGTACCCGTTTGGGTGACGTTTACAGCTTGGGCTTCGTTCTTTATCGTCGGCGGTGGCACCCGCGGGTTCGTGAAATCGGTTGCCTGTAACATTACCGGCATCATCATCGCGGCCTTGTCGCTCTTGGCCATTGGGCTCATTGGTAATACGCCGCTAGTGGCGGCCATTTGTGTGGGCATTGGCAGTGCCGCCATGGTGCAGGCCTCCAAACTGCCCTTTACCCACGGCATCACCCCCGCGATTGTTTGGGGCTTCTCCCAGACGGTGGGCACGGTTGCCGTCACTGGGCTGCCCGTCACGGCCCCGTTGCCCAACAATCCCGTGTTGATTGCGATCGCGGCCATGATCTTGGGCGCCATTTTCGGCTATCTTTCCGAGGCTTGGGGTAATGCCATGACGTCGTCGCTACAGCCAGAAAGGTAA
- a CDS encoding ABC transporter substrate-binding protein, producing the protein MSAQNFSRRQFVKYGALTVGTTAIAACTGSSEVEETTAPSEDTSTTETGGGSPEVIVKKEKVVASWLPIMQTTAYYVALEEGLFEQADIEIESVKFENPNQIIDSLVSGRADFGPPGAAAGITVLAEAKTPGTFKVFGLQGGGIESDFINDGLIVKPDSTIATFEDLQGKKVGTIPGIQWKTILSYILKKNGLEPGNNVTIEQMAVGLHLPSVVSGAVDATLSLEPTGSIAEATQQAKRALVNPVSMFISDPFYSGAAVLTSKFLTDRPETARKIVQVIDEATKIANSDFDKVRPYISQYTALEPDQASYVAQPRLRGFDDLDDIDLDSYQKFIDVFYEEEVLEQAMAVKALMLDKAELG; encoded by the coding sequence ATGAGTGCTCAAAACTTTAGTCGTCGCCAGTTTGTTAAGTATGGTGCTCTGACCGTAGGGACAACCGCGATCGCGGCCTGTACTGGTAGTTCAGAAGTTGAAGAAACGACTGCCCCCAGTGAAGATACATCGACTACAGAGACTGGCGGTGGAAGTCCTGAAGTCATTGTCAAAAAAGAAAAGGTCGTGGCCTCTTGGCTGCCCATCATGCAAACAACAGCTTATTACGTGGCGCTCGAAGAAGGTCTGTTTGAGCAGGCTGATATTGAAATTGAGTCCGTCAAATTTGAAAACCCTAACCAGATTATTGATTCCCTGGTTTCGGGTAGGGCTGATTTTGGCCCTCCAGGTGCCGCTGCTGGAATTACCGTATTAGCTGAGGCTAAGACGCCAGGCACATTCAAAGTGTTTGGGCTGCAAGGCGGTGGCATCGAAAGCGACTTTATTAATGACGGACTGATTGTTAAACCGGATTCGACCATTGCCACATTTGAAGACTTACAGGGGAAAAAAGTAGGCACGATTCCCGGTATTCAGTGGAAGACGATTCTGTCTTACATCTTGAAGAAAAATGGATTAGAGCCGGGTAATAACGTCACGATTGAGCAAATGGCAGTGGGCTTACATTTGCCCTCAGTTGTCTCAGGAGCAGTCGATGCCACCTTGTCGTTGGAACCCACCGGGTCAATCGCCGAAGCGACGCAACAGGCTAAACGGGCTCTGGTAAATCCCGTTTCCATGTTTATTTCCGATCCCTTCTATTCAGGGGCAGCGGTGCTGACGTCTAAGTTTTTGACCGATCGCCCGGAGACGGCCAGAAAAATCGTACAGGTAATTGATGAAGCCACCAAAATTGCCAACAGTGACTTCGATAAGGTACGTCCCTACATTTCTCAATACACTGCCCTTGAACCCGACCAAGCTTCCTATGTGGCTCAGCCACGACTCAGAGGTTTCGATGATTTAGATGACATCGATTTAGACTCTTACCAAAAATTTATTGATGTCTTCTATGAGGAAGAGGTTTTAGAGCAAGCCATGGCGGTTAAAGCATTAATGTTGGATAAAGCAGAGCTAGGTTAA
- a CDS encoding ShlB/FhaC/HecB family hemolysin secretion/activation protein has product MMKSYRWMYWIVLESALLASGLVSTAQAASDEPFPHSAHQATPKISLVDITSEANLTHTGTSNKADKERQVGESVSDFGPAILPSATAARVISREAVVSLEPTTTLAQVTLPQDIPPVEDTLPPQELPRIPEAPEPEPEPLPTLPSPEELLGPDVLPPPDDSVPSGEDTFTVTGFRVTGSTAFSEAELAAVTAPFTNRPLTFTELLEARSAITQLYVDAGYITSGAFVPSQTFEEGGVVEISVVEGQLEDIQITGTRRLHPGYISSRLAVGAAPPLNVNRLLEKLQLLQLDPLIESIAADLQAGTQPGSDLLVVAVTEAKSFDATYMFDNNRSPSVGTARNQFRLTEANLVGLGDRLSLGYSLTEGSDGFDIDYTLPLGPHNGTLRFLVNLNESEVIEAPFDVLEIDSDSDLYELTLRQPLWQTPTQEFALGLTASHQRSQTFIGLNDIGPFPLSPGADDDGRTRVSALRFFQEWTERNSQQVIAVRSQFNIGLDVLDATINENDPDSRFLTWQGQGQWVRSLGPDSLLLVRGGVQLSTDSLLTLEQFGLGGQSTVRGYRQDQLLTDSGALGSVELRLPVLREPTNDLLLQITPFIDVGHGWNHDGDHPDPNTLLGIGTGLLLTINENFTTRFDWGIPLISIDSDEDSLQENGLYFSIDISFF; this is encoded by the coding sequence ATGATGAAGAGCTATCGTTGGATGTATTGGATTGTTTTAGAGTCAGCCCTTTTGGCGAGTGGCCTTGTCAGCACGGCCCAGGCTGCAAGTGATGAGCCTTTTCCCCATTCGGCTCACCAGGCGACTCCCAAAATTTCCCTAGTTGATATCACGTCAGAGGCAAATTTAACGCATACCGGCACTTCCAACAAAGCCGATAAAGAGAGACAGGTTGGTGAATCAGTATCAGATTTCGGCCCTGCCATCCTGCCGTCAGCAACGGCTGCTCGTGTAATTTCAAGGGAGGCCGTGGTGAGCTTAGAGCCGACAACTACACTGGCTCAAGTCACGCTACCTCAGGATATTCCCCCCGTTGAGGACACACTTCCGCCTCAGGAGCTTCCGCGCATTCCAGAAGCACCGGAGCCCGAACCTGAACCGCTCCCGACCTTACCTTCTCCAGAAGAACTCCTAGGCCCTGACGTGCTCCCACCCCCCGACGACTCTGTGCCCTCGGGTGAAGACACGTTCACCGTTACAGGATTTCGGGTCACCGGCAGCACCGCCTTTTCAGAAGCAGAACTGGCCGCTGTAACAGCCCCTTTTACGAATCGCCCTCTGACGTTTACAGAACTGCTAGAAGCCCGTTCAGCCATCACCCAGCTTTATGTAGACGCAGGTTACATAACATCAGGGGCTTTTGTACCATCCCAAACCTTTGAAGAGGGAGGAGTGGTGGAGATTAGTGTGGTTGAAGGCCAGCTTGAAGATATTCAAATCACCGGCACTCGACGGCTACATCCGGGTTATATCAGCAGTCGCCTTGCCGTGGGGGCCGCGCCGCCGCTGAATGTCAATCGCCTGCTCGAAAAGCTGCAACTGCTGCAGCTGGACCCTTTAATTGAAAGTATTGCAGCGGATTTGCAGGCGGGTACCCAACCCGGTAGTGACCTGCTGGTGGTTGCGGTTACCGAAGCTAAGAGCTTTGATGCTACCTACATGTTTGATAATAATCGCTCGCCCAGTGTCGGGACGGCTCGCAATCAGTTCCGGCTAACCGAAGCAAATCTTGTGGGACTTGGCGATCGCCTTAGCTTGGGATATAGCCTCACCGAAGGGAGCGACGGCTTTGATATTGACTACACCCTGCCGTTGGGTCCCCATAACGGCACGCTCAGATTTTTGGTCAACCTTAACGAGAGTGAAGTCATTGAAGCCCCCTTTGACGTGTTGGAAATTGATTCAGACTCCGACTTGTATGAACTGACGCTGCGGCAACCCCTATGGCAAACGCCAACCCAAGAATTTGCACTGGGGTTAACAGCATCACACCAAAGAAGCCAAACCTTTATCGGGCTTAATGATATTGGTCCCTTCCCACTGTCTCCCGGTGCAGATGATGACGGTCGAACCCGTGTCTCGGCCCTGCGCTTTTTCCAGGAATGGACCGAGCGCAACAGCCAGCAGGTCATTGCTGTGCGATCTCAGTTCAATATAGGGCTCGATGTGCTGGATGCGACTATTAATGAGAATGATCCTGATAGTCGTTTCTTGACCTGGCAGGGACAAGGACAGTGGGTTCGTTCCTTAGGTCCTGATTCACTGTTGTTAGTGCGAGGGGGCGTGCAGCTATCGACAGACTCACTGCTCACCCTGGAGCAGTTTGGCTTGGGCGGACAATCCACTGTCCGGGGTTACCGGCAGGATCAACTCTTGACGGATAGTGGTGCTTTAGGCTCGGTCGAACTCCGCTTGCCAGTACTGCGCGAGCCCACGAACGACTTACTGCTTCAGATAACACCCTTCATTGATGTGGGCCACGGCTGGAACCACGATGGCGACCACCCCGACCCCAATACACTCCTAGGCATCGGCACCGGCTTATTATTGACCATCAACGAAAATTTCACTACTCGCTTCGATTGGGGCATTCCTCTGATTTCCATCGACTCTGACGAAGACAGCCTTCAGGAAAACGGCCTTTACTTCTCAATCGACATCTCCTTCTTTTAG